TGCACTTTGAAGCCATTCTTAGGTAAAATAAGGGTcactaaatgtaaaacagctagctagtgggaagcagccgcattgcacagggagatcagctcggtgctgtgtgaccacctagaggggtgggatagggagtgtgggagggagatgcaagggggaagggatatggggatatatgtgtgcatagagctgatgcactttgttatacagcagaaactaacacaacattgtaaagcaattatactccaataaagatgtgaaaaaacaaataaagaaaataaaagggtcACTTACTCGAACACAGACACTGTGATGCCTCCACAGATGATCTGATAACCcagatggctactaagtgactaatgggCAGGATATACTGGACAAAGGGATCATTTGTGTCCCAGGCAAGACAGAGGGGCGGGTGCAAGATTTCATCACTGTACTCAGTATGGGAAGTATTAACATGTTAGCAATATTAAGACTTCCAACCTGTGAACACAGGATGTCcttacatttatttaggtcttctctaatttctttcagtaatgttttataattttcagtgtacaaaggttgttaaatttattcttaaatatttaattttttcttttaatttatttttggctgcattgggtcttcgttgctgcacacaggctttctctatttgtagcgagtgggggctactctgttgtggtgcatgggctgctCATTgctctggcttctcttgttgtggagcacgggctctaggtgcacggggttcagtagttgcagcacgcggaaCTGCAGATATAGAGGGCTGACTTTAGAGTTATAGGTGGATTTTCAACTTTGCAGAGGGTCGGGCGCCCCTAACCCCTGCGTTGTTCGAGGGTCAGCTGTGAAATAGTAGTTGCGgtacgcggactcagtagttgtggcttgcgggcttagttgctccgcagtgtgtgggatcttcccagaccaggggtcgaacccgtgtcccctgcattggcaggcagattcttaacagctgcgccaccagggaagtcccctaagtatttaattttttgatgctattgtaaatataattagtttcttaatttcattttcagtttgttcattgctggtgtatagaaacacaactgatttctgtatattgatcttCAGTCAAACTTGATGAACTCATCCATTACCTCTAATATCAATAGTTTTTGTGTTCCTTAGGATttcacagttgacccttgaacaatgcaggggttaggggcgCCGACCCTCTGCAAAGTTGAAAATCCACCTATAACtctacagtcagccctctgtatctgcagttccAAATCCTCAGATTCCACCAACTGCAGATGGTGTAGTACTGTAGTGTGTATTTAGCAAAAAAATCTGAGTGTAAGTGGACctgcgcagttcaaacccatgttgttcatgGGTCAATTGTATGTAattcatgttatctgcaaatataatttcatttcttcctttcaaatttagatgctttttattttatattcctgcCTAATTGTCCTGGATAGACCCTCCTATAtaatgctgaatagaagtggcaagaacatccttctcttccctctaaTCTTActaggaaagctttcagtcttgcACCATTGAGTATATTAGCCATGAGGTTttcatagatgtcctttatcaggttgaggaagttgcTCTGTATTCCTGTTTTCTTTGAGGTTTTCATCACGAAAAtgtgttggattttttttcagaagctttttctgtgtctattgtaATGATCAAATGTGGTCCTTTCCCCTTTATTACTATTATGTGTTATATTGAGCGTTTTTTATACATTGATTGATGTTTACATTGATTTATCTTTACATtactgagataaatcccactgggAAAAAGACGTACTGCATTTTTCAAGCATTGGGTtgagtttgctaatattttgttgaggatttttgttatCTGTATTCATataggatattggcctgtagctttctttcctATGATATGTTGTCTAGTTTTAGTGTCAGGGTAATACTGATCTCAAataatgagttgggaagtattccctcatcttctattttttggaggagtttgtgAAGTATTGGAGTTAAGTCTTCCTtaattttggtagaattcaccagtgaagccatctcatcctgggcttttctttctgggaagttgttgttgttatttaattACTAGTTCCGTTTCTTTAGTTGTTATcggtctatttagattttctacttcttcttgagtcagttttggcaGTCTGTATCTTTCTAGGAATCTGGCCATTTCATATAGGTCATCTAATTTGGAGGCATAAATTATTTATGGTGTTaccttataatcatttttatttcagtaaggttggtagtaatgtcgcttctttcatttctaattttagcaatttgagtcttctcttttaaTCTTAGTGAGTCAAGCTACAGGTGTGTCATTTTcgttgatctttttaaagaatcaacttttagtttattttctctgttgtttttctcttctctgtttcaattgtttctgctctaatctttattatttccttccttctgcttactttgggtttagaTTGTCtactttttgtagtttttaaagttaGAATGTTAGGTTATTTGTTTaagatcttattatttttttaatacagtaatTTAAAGCTCTAAATTTCCCTCAGCAGCTCTCTTGACGGTGCTAAGTtttagtatgttgtgtttttgtttttattcatctcagagtattttctaattttccctgtgatttttttttaatttaatttttatttttggctgtgttgggtcttcggtgctgcacacgggcttttctctagttgttgtgagcaggagctactcttcattgtggtgcgcggctTCTCATTGCCTTGGCtttccttgttgcagagcacaggctctagacgcatgggcttcagtagttgtgacccacgggctctggagtgcagcctcagtagttgtggctcatgggcttagttgctctgcagcatgtgggatcttcccgggccagggattgaacccgtgtcctctgcattggcaggcagattctaaaccactgagccaccagggaagtccctccctgttatttcttctttgactaatTGTTTATTTAGGAgtatgtcatttaattttcacatacttGTGAATTTCCCTACtctccttctgttattgatttctaatttcattctgttgtaGTCAGCAAACAAACTTTGTATGCTTTTACtactcttaaatttattgagacttgttttattgcctaacatatgatctatcctgaagaatattccatgtgcacttgggaagaatACGTACTCTTCTGTTGTTGGAGTGTTTCATTGCTGCCCGTTACGTCTAGTTggcttattgtgttgttcaagtCTCCTCTTTCCCTGCTGATATTCTGTCTAGCTGTTCTATCCATTACTGAAAGTGGGGTACTGAAGTCTCCAACTGTTAtgttaaattttctatttctcctttcaattctgtccagttttgcttcatgtattttggggctGTGTTAGGCAAATATATCTTTATAGCTGTCATTTCTTCTTGATGAATGGAtccttttttcattataaaatgtccttctttaaCTCTAATATAAACATTTGTCTTAAAGTTTATATTGTCTGATATCAGTATAgcccctccagctctgttttggTTACTGTTGATGAAGTGtccttttttccaaattttactttctatttgtgtctttgaatatAAAGTGTGTTTCTTATAGGCATTATATAGTTGGACcatgactttaaaaagaaaaatccactgTGCCAATCTCTTCCCTTTAACTGgagactttaatccatttacatttaacgtaaCTAATGATATAGTACAATTTATACCTGCTATCTTGATATTTGCTCTCTATGTGTCTTATGTCTTTTTTGCCCCCAATTTCTTCATtattgtctttgtgtgtgtgtgtgtgtgtgtgtgtgtgtgtgtgtgtgttattttccaGTGAACAACTTTAAttcctttgttatttctttgactacattttttgagttattttcttagtggttaccCTTGGGATTACAACTGACATCTTAATTTGTAACAATCTGATTTagattaaaattacattaattttaacTGTATTAAAAGATGTTGCTCCTGTATAGCTGTTTACCCCTTCTTAATTTATTGCCACATATTCCACCTCATATATTCTGTGTCTATacccatagatttttttttttttttttggcctcaccacacagcttgtgagatcttagttgtggcgcatgggcttagttgccctgtggcaagtgagatcttcctggaccagggcttgaacccatgtcccctggattggcaggcagattcttaaccactgtgccaccaaggaagtccctgcccCCTTGTTGTGAGAGATGATTTTGACAGATATAGAATTCTCGGTTGGCAAGTTTGTTCTTTCAGCACTTGGAATATGTCATACCACcaccttctggcctccatggtttctggtATGAAATCTTCTGTTAATTTTATTGAGGACCACTTATATGTGATgagtcacttctctcttgctgctttcaagattccttttctttgcttttcaacaATGTATAATGTGTACAGGTGTGGACCTCTTTTACTTCATCCTGCTTGGAGTTTTTTGACTTCCTGGATGTGTAGATccatgtttttcatcaaatttggaaagttttcagtcacaatttcttcaaatattctttttgcccctctttctcctctgctccTGAGAATTATGTATAGGTTGGTATGCTTAatggtgtcccacaggtctctgggGCGctgttaatttttctctctattttttttttttctgttttgcagacCAGACAATCTCAACCGACCTAACTTCAAGtttgctaattctttcttctACCTGCTCAAATCTGCAGTAGAACCCCATAAGTAAAAATTTTCAATTCCATTATTGTACATTTCAACTCCATAATTTCCATTTGGATcctgtttataatttctttttactgACATTCTCTATTTGATGAGATATTATTCTCATACTTTCCTCTAGTTCTTTAGACATAAtggtttcctttagctctttgaacatatttttaaatttaattgttttttattaaaattttttattatttttttaatttttattggagtatagttgatttacaatattgtgttagcttctgctgcacagcaaagtgaatcagttatacatatacacatatccactcttttgtagattcttttcccgtataggtcattacagagtattgagtagagttccctgtgctatacagtaggtcctcagtcctcattaattatctattttatacatagtagtatgtatatgtcaatctcaatcttccagtttatccccCCAAACATATTTAAATAGTTAAGATTCCCTAGAGATAGTTTCTATTGATTGGTTCTTTTTTCCCTATTTATAGGCCAGACCTTCTTGTTTCTTTggatgtctcataattttttgttgaaaactagacATTTTCAATGATATAATGTGGCATTTCTGGAAATCAGGTTCcaggttttgttgctgttgctgctatGGTAGTTGTGTTTGTGTATTGGCTTTTCTGAACTAATTCTGTCAAGTCTATTATTTGTCATGGGTAGCCACTGAAGTCTCTACCTGGTTAGCTTAGTGGTCAGATAAATGATTGGACAGAAATTTCCTTAAGTGTCTGGAACCAATAAATCTCTGTCATTCCCAAGTGgctctgtgtgtatgtgggaCATGCTCTCGGAATTCAGCCAGGCAGTTTACAACTCTGCTTTAGGCTTCACCTGTGCACAGAGACTCAAGGTCAGGTCTTTCATGAGTATATGCACAGCCCTACTTATGTTTTTGACCAACGGTATTCCGGAAATTTGTAGGGCTTTTCAACGCCCCTGTGGACAATGTATTCCCCAGTTCTTCCTTTTAAGCTTTTTGGTTAGTCTGTTATTTGCCCCAGCTGTTCTCCATTGCCTCAGGGAGATTACAGCTTTGAAACTACAACACTTGCCAGTAATTGCCTTCAACAGCCTCGGGGAATAGGCTACTAGCACTGGGCAATTTGAGTGGGCTCGGCGAGAGGGGCCTTCCAGGGGATCACCTGACTGGTTAAGTAATATCAGTGCTTTGCAGTGAGGGTGTTCTGCCACTGCGCCAGGTCTGGAAATGTTGCTGGACGAAAGCGTGCGATGCCTTCGAAAAGCGGTGGATTCCGGGTTGGGGGCGTCCGGGCGTGGGGGGCGCAGCACCGCTGAGCCCCGGAGACCAGCGGCGGGGTCAGGGAAACCAGGGTTGTTGGGCGTTGTCACGGCAACAGAGAGACGCAACGAGGACCCGCCCAACCGCTGGTTTCCACGACGACCGGAGTAGCGCGGCGAGGCGGTGCCCGGCCCTGACTGACAGAGCCCCGCCtcgcccccgccccgcgccctcCCACGCTCCCCGGTTCTCGCGATGTTTAAGCTCTTTCGGCGCCGCAGAGGCCCACGGTAGCGGCGGCCGCGCTGAAGAGGGGCAATATGGCGGCAGCGGCGGTGGCTTCGCTTCGCGGGTTAGGGCTGGGCCCGCGGGGCGCGGGGCTGCCGGGCGCGCGGTCCCGGGGTCTGCTGAGCGGTGCGCGGCCCGGGCAGCTCCCACTGCGAACACCCCAGGTGAGAGCTGGTCTTAACCCTGGCCGCCGCGCGGACCCGCAGGCCGGTGAAGGTCACCGCTGGGAGGCTCCGGGCGCGGGCCGGGCAGCGCGGGAGCAGCCTTCGCACCCGGGCCCCCGCCCCGGCCGGACCCCCGCTGCCTGCCGACCTTGGGAGCAGGGCTGCGCTCCCACCCCTCCGAGCAGCACAGGCACCTGGTGCCGAGCGTGGGGGGCGGCGGGGCGGACTCGCTGCCGGCTCGGGACTGGGCGCTTCCCCGGGGGGCGCGCCCAGGCCCGCTCCCCTCTCCGGCCTTCCAGACTGGGCCCGCGTCCTAAAGTGACCTCAGCCTGATCTCGGCCAGCTGCTTGTGACCTTGGCCTGCCCCAGCACCCTTGCTCACTTCGGCCCGATTCCTGGCGCAGGATCTAAGAACACGCctcacaacccccccccccccccgccctcagGGCCGAATTCCGGTCGAGGGGTCCGCagcggggagggtggggagggcagtggCGCGGGAGGTGGCCGGTGCTGGGTGCCTGAGTTGGGAGAGGTAGGCGCTGAGAGTCAGATCCCCAGGTAGGGCTGGGTGGTGTTCTGGCAGGCGCTGAGCGGGACTCTTGCAGGCAGTGTCCCTGTCGTCGAAGTCTGGCCCGTCCCGGGGCCGGAAAGTGATTCTGTCAGCGCTTGGCATGCTGGCGGCAGGGGGTGCAGGGCTGGCTGTGGCTCTGCATTCAGCGGTGAGTGCCAGTGACCTGGAGTTGCACCCCCCCAGCTATCCGTGGTCCCACCGcggcctcctctcctccctggacCACACCAGGTGTGTGGCTGGCTGGGGGAATTTCTGGGTGGGCCGGGTGGGGTGGAATCCTCGGCGCCCTTAACCCTTTCTATGTCTCTAGCATCCGGAGGGGTTTCCAGGTGTACAAGCAGGTGTGCTCCTCCTGCCACAGCATGGACTACGTGGCTTACCGCCACCTGGTGGGCGTGTGCTACACAGAGGATGAAGCTAAGGCGCTGGCTGAGGAGGTGGGGACGTGGGGATGCCGAGGACCCACAGATCGGGGCTCCTGCTGTGCTGGACAGCAGGGTTGTGATGGGGCTCTTGGTGGCAGGTGGAGGTTGAGGACGGCCCCAACGAGAACGGGGAGATGTTCATGCGGCCGGGGAAGCTGTCTGACTACTTCCCCAAACCATACCCCAACCCTGAGGCTGCACGAGCGGCCAACAATGGAGCACTGCCCCCTGACCTCAGCTACGTCGTGCGAGCTAGGTACTGGCCTGCGGTGGCcgggtgtgtgtgtggcgggggacGGCGGCAAGGGCTGCCTcatgccaggggctgaggagacTCCAATCTGGTCCCAGGCACGGTGGTGAGGACTACGTCTTCTCCCTACTCACGGGCTACTGTGAGCCACCCACTGGGGTGTCGCTGCGAGAAGGCCTCCACTTCAATCCCTATTTTCCTGGCCAGGCCATTGGCATGGCGCCTCCCATCTACAATGAAGTCTTGGAGTTtgacgacggtgagaggcccccaCGCTGGGGGTGGGCAAGCTGGGTCCTACTTTCCCCACTGCCAGGGATGCTCTCCTGGTGTTCTTGGCCCAAGAGTGCCTGCACCTTCCTTGGCTGGGACACTGTGTGTTTCTGAGGAGGCTCATGGGCAGCCTTGAGGCCATCTGTGTGCTGGCTGGTGGTAGGGTGGGTCCCATCCCTTTTGAAGCTGTGGGCAGGAACCCGTCTCTGCCCCATGGTGGAGGATGCTCTTTGGGCTACCCCAAATTGGGCAGGGACACCCACGGGCAGCTCGTACCACTTGTCCTTGGTCCAGGCACCCCAGCTACCATGTCCCAGGTAGCCAAGGACGTGAGTACCTTCCTGCGCTGGACATCTGAACCAGAACATGACCATCGCAAACGCATGGGGCTCAAGGTGAGAGGGCTGGGCGGAGGGGCACagtgggcctgggggaggggctgggctccttcctgcctccctcctctgagCCTGCCTCCCCCCCcagatgttgatgatgatgggcTTGCTTTTGCCCCTGGTCTATGCCATGAAGCGGCATAAGTGGTCAGTCCTGAAGAGCCGGAAGCTGGCATATCGGCCACCCAAGTGACCCTGCCCAGTGTCTGCTTGCTGTCCTGCCTGAATGGGTCCTCAAGCCAAGGAGCCACCCTGGGCCTGTTCAGGTCCCAGCTGGCCCTCCTGGCCAAGCCCCTCTTCCTCTGGgacagaggggaaggggcaggagacgGGGTTCCAGCTCCAGATCGTTCAGCGCCCATCATGGAAATAAATTAAGTTTCTCAATATACCCATTTGAGCTATTGTGTGATGGGAATACAGGTTTGCAGAGGACTCTGGGACGaagatccctgccctcagagcTCCCGGGGTGTCCAGTGCAGTGTGGTCAACATTGCCCTGAATGCTGGGAGTCCAGCCAGCAGTGAACGTGGGACAGGAAGCAGAGAACTAGCTGTTAGAGAAAGCGGCAACACTGACCGGAGTGGAGAGAACCTGGTTCCAGGTGGAAAGGGCTTCGCTTGGCCGGACACGGCCCAGGGACCCAGGGCCCTGCTGCAGTAACCCACCAGTGTCCGTGTATTGAACCACTTGGCCTTCATCCTGCAGGCGGCGGGGAGCCCTGCATAGCATTTCAACCAGGGAGAGGCTGGCCTAAAGTaggagctgcaggagctgttcCTGGGGCtcaggggcaggcagggctgggcggTGGCCGGGAGAGGAGGGGCAGCGCTCAACCTCACCGAGGAAGCAGAGAGGCAGGCGGAGGCCACCCAGAGGTGCTTCTGGTCTCTTGGCTGGGCAGCTGGAGGTGCTGTTGACTCAAGGGTCACGGTCTTTGTGAGGGGACAGCACCTCCTAGCAGTCTGCAGGGCGGCTGGGAGTGGGCTCAGGCCACACGGCCAGACAGGGGCTGGGCTAACACAGCCACGGACCTGTCAGTAGCAAGAGGGCCATGGCGGTGTGTTCTTAGTAGTAGCCCTGGGCCCTGGCTCGGGGCTCTTGTCCTCTGAGCTTTTCTTGTCCCCAAGCAGGGAATGTAAGGGCAGCCTGGTGGGAATAGCCCAGAGGAGTGGGGACCAGCGTGGGGAGGGCAAGAGCAGagaggagaaaggcagagggagggtgtGTGCCTGAAAAACTCTGGTTGGAAAAGGAGGGCCAGTCAGCTGAGGGCTGGGTGGGGCTCAGAGGGCCCAGCCCAGTGGTCAGCAGGCAGGGGGTGTCCTAAGCACCCTTGGGGCCTGGGAGACTTCAGGGGACTTGCGTCCCAAGGATGCTCTTCAGTAGCCACCTGGGCCCAGCTCGGGAGCcgccacccctgcctctgccactcaGTTTCATCTGAGTGGGGCTGCACCCTGCTCTGCATTCTCCCAGCAGCCCAGTCTGCACAAGGGCACAGTAAAGGGGCACCCAGCTGGCTCACAAGTGTATTTAATGACTCCAGCTCACAGCCCCTCCCTGGCAGCCCCGGTTTTGTCTCCAGCGAGCGGTCAGTCAGCAGAGGTTCCCTGAGAGGTTCAGGAGGGGGTCCAGGGACCTTGGGCCTGGAAGGGAAGGGCCATCCTCTCTCCTTGtgacctgggggcaggggcagaagaTGGGTCATTCTGCTTGTTttgcccccctgcccccatcccctcccctgcctctgcctctgcccctggTACCTTTGGTAGCTGCTGGGTGGAAGCTGTGGGAAGGGGGTCCCAAGCACAGGGCCTCTGGGTGCTGCACATCTCACAGCCGGGTCGGCTTGGGGCATTGATGAAGGTGCAGGAAGGGCAGGGCCAGCCGGGCTGGGGAGGTGAGGACACAGTTACTGCTTACCCATTCCTTCAATGCCCACAGCCTCCTAGGCCCTCCCTGCCCAGTCCCTTGCCCACCTGAAGGGGGTTGGGCAGGCTGGAGCCAGCTGGCTGAGGGGC
The sequence above is drawn from the Tursiops truncatus isolate mTurTru1 chromosome 17, mTurTru1.mat.Y, whole genome shotgun sequence genome and encodes:
- the CYC1 gene encoding cytochrome c1, heme protein, mitochondrial; this encodes MAAAAVASLRGLGLGPRGAGLPGARSRGLLSGARPGQLPLRTPQAVSLSSKSGPSRGRKVILSALGMLAAGGAGLAVALHSAVSASDLELHPPSYPWSHRGLLSSLDHTSIRRGFQVYKQVCSSCHSMDYVAYRHLVGVCYTEDEAKALAEEVEVEDGPNENGEMFMRPGKLSDYFPKPYPNPEAARAANNGALPPDLSYVVRARHGGEDYVFSLLTGYCEPPTGVSLREGLHFNPYFPGQAIGMAPPIYNEVLEFDDGTPATMSQVAKDVSTFLRWTSEPEHDHRKRMGLKMLMMMGLLLPLVYAMKRHKWSVLKSRKLAYRPPK